Proteins from a genomic interval of Mesobacillus sp. S13:
- a CDS encoding TerC family protein, which translates to MESIWLEYAWALLILIGLEGLLSADNALVLAIIAKHLPDDQKKKAITYGILMAFVFRFGALFAISFIANVWQVQAIGAAYLLYLGLKHVIQAKFGKENENIREEEEKEARGMGFWPTVGKIGLADLAFAIDSILAAVALALGLPDSPLGDFGGMDGGKFIVVLLGGIAGLILIKYAATWFVKLLDQRPALETTAYAIVAWVGVKLAVITLAHDDIAVLDHDFPHSTLWTTIFYGVLITIALVGWFAPAKKTKGEENSLE; encoded by the coding sequence ATGGAGTCAATTTGGCTCGAATATGCCTGGGCATTATTGATATTGATCGGTCTTGAAGGTTTGCTATCGGCTGACAATGCACTTGTACTGGCGATCATTGCGAAACATTTACCTGATGATCAAAAGAAAAAGGCAATCACTTATGGAATACTAATGGCGTTTGTGTTCAGGTTTGGGGCATTATTTGCGATATCATTCATTGCAAACGTCTGGCAAGTACAGGCCATCGGTGCAGCTTACCTGCTCTATCTTGGACTGAAGCATGTCATCCAGGCTAAGTTTGGTAAGGAAAATGAAAATATCCGTGAAGAAGAAGAGAAGGAAGCAAGAGGAATGGGCTTCTGGCCGACTGTTGGTAAAATAGGTTTAGCAGACCTGGCGTTTGCGATTGATTCCATTCTTGCAGCAGTTGCTCTTGCTCTTGGTCTGCCGGATTCACCGCTAGGAGATTTTGGCGGCATGGACGGCGGAAAGTTCATTGTTGTCCTGCTAGGTGGAATTGCCGGTCTGATTCTGATTAAATACGCAGCTACTTGGTTCGTCAAGCTGCTTGATCAGCGTCCGGCATTGGAAACAACTGCTTATGCCATCGTGGCTTGGGTCGGTGTGAAGCTGGCTGTTATTACTCTTGCTCATGATGACATTGCAGTCCTGGATCACGATTTCCCACACAGTACACTTTGGACAACGATTTTCTATGGGGTATTGATCACAATAGCTCTAGTGGGATGGTTTGCTCCAGCGAAAAAGACTAAGGGTGAAGAAAATTCTTTAGAATAA
- a CDS encoding acetolactate synthase large subunit — protein MNAAELMVKCLEREGVEYIFGVPGEENLDIMDALLDSSIEFVVTRHETNAAFMAGTYGRLTGKPGVCLATLGPGATNLLTGVANSNMDHSPIVAITGQAGLDRQHKISHQYYDLVSIFKPVTKWNTQVKKAEIIPEVVRKAFNVAQGEKPGATHIDLPEDIASMEVEGNPLDITEPTIMEAGERVVKEAATLIEKANHPLILAGMGVERGQAEESLRAFAEKANLPVVHTFMGKGAISWKNDLSLLTAGISGKDYITCGLDQADLIIAIGFDMAEYPPKNWNPDGQSPILHIDTMEAETDANYPVKHSVIGNIDENLKQLEKVISSKERDNNWVANVREKTLNEYESYSDDTGYPVKPQKIIHDLRSVMNEEDIVISDVGAHKMWMARMYHTFEPNTCLISNGLASMGIAVPAAISAKMVHPERNVVAVVGDGAFQMSSAELETAMRLNLPIIILLWRDGGYGLIEWHQMREFNRSSNIKFGNPDFIQLAKSYGFEAIGIEKGGELKDAIKKAVELKKPVLIDCPVDYSENMKLTEKLGEILC, from the coding sequence ATGAATGCAGCAGAATTAATGGTCAAATGTTTGGAGCGTGAGGGTGTTGAATATATATTCGGTGTACCTGGCGAGGAAAATCTGGACATTATGGATGCTCTTCTTGATTCGAGTATTGAATTCGTCGTTACGAGACATGAAACGAATGCGGCTTTTATGGCTGGAACATACGGAAGATTGACTGGTAAGCCGGGTGTTTGCCTTGCGACTCTTGGACCGGGCGCGACGAATCTATTAACTGGAGTTGCCAATTCAAATATGGACCATAGCCCGATTGTAGCGATTACGGGACAGGCAGGCCTCGACCGTCAGCATAAAATATCACATCAATATTATGATTTAGTTTCCATTTTCAAGCCGGTGACGAAATGGAATACTCAGGTGAAAAAGGCAGAAATCATTCCTGAGGTTGTCAGGAAAGCATTTAATGTTGCCCAGGGAGAAAAGCCAGGAGCTACTCATATCGATTTACCAGAGGATATTGCTTCAATGGAAGTGGAAGGGAATCCTCTCGACATAACGGAACCGACAATCATGGAAGCAGGGGAGCGTGTGGTCAAGGAAGCAGCTACACTGATAGAAAAGGCAAATCACCCACTGATTCTTGCAGGAATGGGTGTTGAAAGGGGACAAGCTGAGGAAAGTCTGAGAGCTTTTGCCGAAAAAGCAAACCTTCCTGTCGTTCATACCTTCATGGGGAAAGGTGCGATTTCCTGGAAAAATGACTTAAGTCTGCTGACGGCTGGCATAAGCGGCAAGGACTATATAACTTGTGGATTAGATCAAGCGGACTTGATCATTGCGATAGGCTTTGACATGGCCGAATACCCGCCAAAAAATTGGAACCCAGACGGCCAAAGCCCTATTTTACACATCGATACAATGGAGGCAGAAACAGATGCCAATTATCCTGTAAAGCATAGTGTAATTGGTAATATCGATGAAAATCTCAAACAGTTGGAGAAGGTTATTTCATCAAAGGAAAGGGATAACAACTGGGTAGCAAATGTAAGAGAAAAAACGCTAAATGAATATGAGAGCTATTCTGATGATACTGGATATCCAGTGAAACCTCAGAAAATCATTCATGACCTCAGGTCGGTGATGAATGAAGAGGATATTGTCATCTCAGACGTTGGTGCGCACAAAATGTGGATGGCGAGAATGTATCATACATTTGAGCCAAACACCTGCCTGATCTCTAACGGATTGGCTTCTATGGGTATTGCAGTCCCTGCGGCAATCTCCGCAAAAATGGTTCACCCGGAACGGAATGTCGTAGCTGTAGTTGGCGACGGTGCCTTCCAGATGTCGAGTGCAGAACTTGAAACGGCAATGAGATTGAACTTGCCGATCATCATTCTTTTATGGCGTGATGGCGGCTACGGTCTGATTGAATGGCATCAGATGAGGGAGTTCAACAGATCTTCCAATATCAAGTTTGGCAATCCTGATTTTATCCAGCTGGCAAAATCATACGGTTTTGAAGCGATTGGGATAGAAAAAGGCGGAGAACTGAAGGATGCCATCAAGAAAGCGGTCGAGTTGAAGAAGCCTGTCTTGATCGATTGCCCTGTGGATTATAGCGAAAACATGAAGCTTACCGAAAAGTTAGGTGAAATCTTATGTTAG
- a CDS encoding aldehyde dehydrogenase family protein: MKIASIINGAERMDGSGETMEVRNPYSGDLVAEMTLADEKLMEEAIENSRQAFQQTMKKMPAYERSDILRRASDLLEEKQEEFAEIVAREAGKPIKHSRAEIKRSIQVLRFSSELSKHMTGEVLPMDAALRGDNRMGMVKRVPMGVIGAITPFNFPLNLSLHKIAPAIAAGNTVIFKPAEKTPVSAYMLSKLFQEAGLPDGVLNLVLSTGKVAGSTLVPHKDVPKITFTGSLTVGKIIRDTAGFKKVTMELGSNSPNIVFEDADIDDAVERLVNAAFGYSGQVCVSAQRIYVQEDVYDEFLKKYVEATNNLEIGDPLGEETDFGPMIDEDAAKRIQEWVEEARNEGATIETGGDRKGTMMYPTIITDVKKDMKVVKEEAFAPIVTLMPFKTEEEAVANTNDSIYGLQAGVFTKDISRAYRVADNLEMGGVWINESSVYRQDNYPYGGVKLSGLGREGVKYAMEEMTEMKFIGVRL, encoded by the coding sequence ATGAAAATTGCTTCAATCATAAACGGTGCTGAAAGGATGGATGGCAGCGGAGAAACAATGGAAGTGAGGAATCCTTACAGCGGAGACCTGGTTGCCGAGATGACTCTTGCTGACGAAAAGCTGATGGAAGAGGCGATTGAGAACAGCCGACAGGCATTCCAGCAAACAATGAAAAAGATGCCAGCTTATGAACGATCAGATATTCTTCGCAGAGCATCTGATTTACTGGAGGAAAAGCAGGAGGAGTTCGCCGAAATCGTTGCCAGGGAAGCCGGTAAGCCCATCAAGCATAGCAGGGCGGAAATCAAACGCTCAATCCAGGTTCTGCGTTTCTCGAGCGAACTGTCCAAGCATATGACGGGAGAGGTTTTGCCAATGGATGCAGCTCTTCGTGGTGATAACCGAATGGGAATGGTAAAACGAGTGCCAATGGGTGTAATCGGAGCGATCACTCCTTTCAACTTCCCGTTGAATTTATCGCTCCATAAGATTGCTCCGGCGATTGCTGCGGGCAATACGGTTATCTTTAAGCCGGCTGAGAAAACGCCTGTATCAGCCTATATGCTTTCAAAGCTTTTTCAGGAGGCAGGGCTGCCAGATGGGGTGTTGAATCTAGTGCTAAGTACCGGTAAGGTCGCAGGATCCACCCTCGTTCCCCACAAAGATGTCCCGAAAATTACCTTTACCGGCAGCCTGACAGTCGGAAAAATCATCCGTGATACAGCTGGTTTCAAAAAGGTCACAATGGAGCTTGGTTCAAACTCACCGAATATAGTCTTTGAAGATGCCGATATTGATGATGCGGTCGAACGCCTTGTTAATGCTGCGTTCGGTTACTCAGGCCAGGTATGTGTGTCGGCACAAAGAATTTATGTCCAGGAAGATGTCTATGACGAGTTCCTCAAAAAGTATGTTGAGGCAACGAATAATTTGGAGATCGGTGATCCGCTTGGGGAAGAAACGGATTTCGGTCCGATGATCGATGAAGACGCCGCGAAAAGAATCCAGGAATGGGTAGAAGAAGCTAGGAATGAGGGAGCAACTATCGAAACTGGCGGTGACAGAAAGGGCACAATGATGTATCCGACAATCATAACTGACGTCAAAAAAGACATGAAGGTTGTCAAGGAGGAAGCGTTCGCCCCGATTGTGACACTGATGCCGTTCAAAACGGAAGAAGAAGCGGTTGCTAATACAAATGATTCTATTTACGGACTTCAGGCAGGCGTCTTCACAAAAGACATCAGCCGTGCCTATCGAGTTGCTGACAATCTCGAAATGGGAGGAGTCTGGATTAATGAATCGTCCGTCTACCGCCAGGACAATTATCCATATGGCGGGGTGAAATTAAGTGGACTTGGCAGAGAAGGCGTCAAGTATGCAATGGAAGAAATGACTGAAATGAAGTTTATAGGGGTTAGGCTATAG
- a CDS encoding aminoglycoside 6-adenylyltransferase: MLIADALQVLSSSLKQDRRVQAIFVKGSVGRGEHDEHSDLDLYCLVDEKDLDGFLDSRIDHLESYGKLLFHDDIFIIAPQILAVYENMLHVDLFAVTEKTFIEKDFFKVIYDPDELLSKFVASQNLRLSEREFQDAVDDIAWFLFQYKKATARGNDLWSVNMLNHVMTHLVRVLLYRYKPERAQLGLKTAEASLPEDIVHIVQKIQENLTPKKHLNAAIELRELLNREADWIFSKLSNPAKIKPLWDKLITT; the protein is encoded by the coding sequence ATGTTGATCGCAGATGCACTGCAAGTTTTATCGAGCAGCCTTAAACAAGACAGAAGAGTACAAGCTATTTTTGTTAAAGGATCTGTTGGGCGGGGTGAGCATGATGAACATTCTGATTTAGATTTGTACTGCCTTGTTGATGAAAAAGATCTCGATGGATTCCTTGATAGTAGGATAGACCATCTGGAGTCATATGGAAAATTGCTTTTTCACGATGACATTTTCATCATTGCCCCGCAGATTCTCGCTGTATATGAAAACATGCTTCATGTTGATTTGTTTGCTGTGACAGAGAAGACGTTCATTGAGAAAGACTTTTTCAAAGTCATTTACGATCCTGATGAATTGCTGTCCAAATTCGTTGCTAGCCAAAACCTAAGGTTATCGGAACGCGAATTTCAGGATGCAGTCGATGACATTGCCTGGTTTCTTTTTCAATATAAAAAAGCGACTGCACGAGGCAATGACTTATGGTCTGTAAATATGCTGAATCATGTCATGACACATTTAGTCAGAGTTCTACTGTATAGATACAAACCTGAAAGAGCTCAATTAGGATTGAAAACAGCTGAAGCATCTCTGCCTGAAGACATCGTCCATATAGTGCAAAAAATCCAGGAAAACCTCACGCCTAAGAAACATCTAAACGCTGCTATTGAACTTCGCGAGTTATTGAATCGAGAAGCCGATTGGATATTCAGTAAACTTTCAAACCCGGCAAAAATTAAACCTTTGTGGGATAAGCTGATAACCACTTAA
- a CDS encoding patatin family protein: MFNSGLILEGGGMRGVYTAGVLEYFLENELFFPYVIGVSAGACQGSSYVARQPGRNRQVTIDYVKHRDYISYRNLFLKKELFGMDFIFDKLPNELVPFDFDSFNSAAERFLVGTTDCITGEPVYFDKNDIPEDFLKIIRASSTLPFMAPAIEFQGRTLMDGGISDPIPIRKAMTDGVQKNVIVLTKPKGYRKKKSSFSWLPRYVYKDYKGLHKALEIRYQMYNETLDYIEELEDRNEIVVIRPSQDLKVGRVERNPDKLTRLYEVGYEDAKHSFESLKDWLGDC, translated from the coding sequence GTGTTTAACAGTGGTCTGATTCTTGAAGGTGGAGGCATGAGAGGTGTCTACACTGCGGGAGTTTTGGAGTATTTTTTAGAAAATGAATTATTTTTCCCATATGTCATCGGGGTTTCAGCTGGTGCATGCCAGGGATCTTCCTATGTGGCCAGGCAGCCGGGCCGCAACAGGCAAGTGACAATTGATTATGTTAAGCATCGTGATTACATTTCCTACCGAAACTTATTTTTAAAAAAGGAACTCTTCGGGATGGATTTCATATTCGACAAGCTGCCAAATGAGCTTGTTCCGTTTGATTTTGATTCCTTCAACAGCGCTGCGGAAAGGTTTCTTGTCGGAACAACAGATTGCATAACCGGTGAACCCGTGTACTTTGATAAAAACGATATTCCAGAGGATTTCCTGAAAATCATTAGAGCTTCAAGTACATTGCCATTCATGGCACCGGCTATCGAGTTCCAGGGAAGGACCTTGATGGATGGCGGCATTTCTGACCCTATTCCCATAAGAAAAGCTATGACTGATGGTGTGCAGAAAAATGTCATTGTATTGACGAAGCCAAAAGGATACCGCAAGAAAAAATCTTCCTTCTCCTGGCTGCCGAGATATGTGTATAAAGATTACAAAGGACTGCACAAGGCACTTGAAATACGGTATCAAATGTACAATGAAACCCTGGATTACATAGAAGAACTTGAAGACAGGAATGAAATTGTAGTGATCAGGCCCTCGCAGGATCTCAAGGTGGGACGAGTTGAGCGCAATCCGGACAAACTAACGCGTTTATATGAAGTTGGATATGAGGATGCAAAGCACAGTTTCGAGTCATTAAAAGACTGGTTGGGAGATTGTTGA
- a CDS encoding processed acidic surface protein, whose product MKTQVIPFAVVSTLVFAPLSAGAVEYNEVKEQYPATTSWTEVDWNNYLEDHYGSQLDDYATLKELEEDIGEPIDINQLADGNLDQNVLDIIERYNMDASELAAFLEEYDNRDNIHFAGDLVKALDGGGFVDENGSDDSNGNAGSDNNEGLISDNDNEGNDSNQNSDAAVTENNNENNTTNETDANSQNEATTTNALDEDQLEETYLVPLGWTVDEFNQYLSDNYETDLNDYTLFKDLEAEVGPLITDENELEVIEEYGLTPEEYEILLAEYGESPDDYYFLNDLRESLDYYTSDEPEEAGTEKGGDMPDTATNSLAYVLLGAGLITLGGLTLRVRNRYGDN is encoded by the coding sequence ATGAAAACACAGGTTATTCCCTTTGCAGTCGTTTCAACATTAGTTTTTGCTCCGCTGTCTGCGGGTGCAGTTGAATATAATGAGGTAAAAGAGCAATATCCAGCAACGACATCATGGACAGAGGTTGACTGGAATAACTATCTTGAGGATCATTATGGATCGCAATTAGATGATTATGCCACTCTGAAAGAATTAGAAGAAGACATTGGCGAACCAATAGATATCAACCAACTGGCTGATGGAAATCTTGATCAAAATGTACTGGACATCATTGAAAGGTACAACATGGATGCCAGTGAACTTGCAGCATTTTTAGAGGAATACGATAACCGGGACAATATCCACTTTGCTGGCGATTTGGTGAAAGCCTTGGATGGGGGTGGATTCGTTGACGAAAATGGTTCAGACGATAGCAATGGGAATGCTGGCTCCGATAATAATGAAGGCCTAATTTCAGATAATGACAATGAAGGTAATGATTCAAATCAAAACAGCGATGCTGCAGTTACAGAAAATAACAATGAAAACAATACCACTAATGAAACTGATGCTAATAGTCAAAACGAAGCTACCACTACAAATGCACTGGATGAAGACCAGCTAGAGGAAACCTACCTGGTACCTCTTGGTTGGACGGTTGATGAATTCAACCAGTATTTAAGTGACAATTACGAAACAGACCTGAATGATTACACTTTGTTTAAAGACCTGGAAGCCGAAGTTGGTCCGCTAATTACCGACGAGAACGAACTAGAAGTAATTGAGGAATACGGGTTGACTCCAGAAGAGTACGAAATATTGTTGGCTGAATACGGGGAAAGTCCGGATGATTATTATTTTCTTAATGATCTGCGAGAGTCTCTTGACTATTATACCAGTGATGAGCCTGAAGAAGCTGGAACCGAAAAAGGCGGTGACATGCCTGATACAGCCACAAACTCCCTTGCCTACGTCCTGCTTGGAGCAGGACTCATAACCCTTGGCGGCCTTACTTTGAGAGTGCGTAACCGATACGGTGATAACTAA
- a CDS encoding class D sortase has protein sequence MSKGKKNGKREWIVPVLAFFLIISGIYLAGTHAYSWAKGFMAVEKDSDGVSIRNMEKQMDGNKRIENTENLEQGEKIGNISIPKLGMSVPLYEGTNEEELGKGAGHFSNSVMPGEGNNTVISGHRDTVFRSLEKVGENDLIEVETSEGIYTYRIEKVRIVDAEDQTVIVPKPDATLTLTTCYPFTFIGDAPERYVLVGNLIGSSEK, from the coding sequence ATGAGCAAAGGGAAAAAGAACGGTAAGCGGGAATGGATTGTTCCCGTTCTTGCCTTCTTCCTGATCATATCAGGCATATATTTGGCAGGAACCCACGCATATAGCTGGGCAAAAGGTTTCATGGCCGTGGAGAAAGATAGTGATGGAGTAAGCATCAGGAATATGGAGAAGCAAATGGATGGAAATAAACGAATTGAAAATACGGAAAACCTTGAACAAGGCGAAAAGATTGGGAATATTTCCATTCCAAAGCTGGGCATGTCTGTACCGCTTTACGAAGGCACCAATGAGGAAGAGCTCGGAAAAGGAGCGGGACATTTTTCAAACAGCGTCATGCCTGGTGAAGGCAATAACACAGTCATTTCAGGACATCGGGATACCGTATTTCGAAGCCTAGAGAAAGTCGGAGAAAATGATTTGATTGAAGTTGAAACCTCCGAAGGAATATACACATATCGAATCGAAAAAGTCAGGATTGTTGACGCAGAAGATCAAACCGTGATCGTCCCAAAGCCTGATGCTACCTTAACCTTAACAACATGCTATCCATTCACCTTCATTGGTGACGCACCTGAACGATACGTACTCGTTGGAAACCTGATAGGTTCATCGGAAAAATAA
- a CDS encoding AAA family ATPase, translating to MLNWQYVRSVSLKREEVPSFQEYPFNLPSFKALDELTLHPNVTFLIGENGMGKSTLLEAIAVGLGFNPEGGSYNFNFSTYDSHSDLGDYLRIIKGIERPQDGFFLRAESFYNVASNIEELDREGFGPRIIDSFGGESLHEQSHGEAFFSTFLLRFRGNGIYILDEPEAALSPLRQMSMLTRIHDLVKENSQLIIATHSPIIMAYPDAAIYEFCDEGIFKRKLEETNHYRIMKQFFENTPRMIHHLLED from the coding sequence ATGTTGAATTGGCAATATGTCAGAAGCGTCAGCCTCAAAAGAGAAGAAGTGCCTTCCTTTCAGGAGTACCCGTTCAATCTCCCTAGCTTTAAAGCTTTGGACGAGTTGACGCTGCATCCAAACGTCACTTTTTTGATTGGCGAGAATGGGATGGGAAAATCGACTTTACTTGAAGCCATTGCAGTGGGACTGGGCTTTAATCCTGAAGGCGGCTCATATAATTTCAATTTCTCTACCTATGACTCCCATTCAGATTTAGGGGATTATTTGCGGATTATAAAAGGAATAGAACGACCACAGGATGGATTTTTCCTGCGTGCAGAAAGTTTTTACAATGTCGCTTCAAATATTGAAGAATTGGATCGTGAAGGATTCGGACCAAGGATCATTGACTCATTTGGCGGAGAATCTTTACATGAACAATCACACGGCGAAGCCTTCTTCTCAACCTTCCTTCTCCGGTTTCGGGGGAATGGTATTTATATTTTGGATGAACCTGAAGCTGCACTTTCACCTTTGCGGCAAATGTCGATGCTGACTCGCATCCATGATCTAGTGAAGGAGAACTCACAGCTGATCATCGCCACACACTCCCCGATCATCATGGCCTATCCGGATGCAGCAATCTATGAATTCTGTGATGAAGGCATTTTTAAAAGAAAGCTGGAAGAAACGAATCATTACCGCATCATGAAGCAATTTTTCGAAAACACGCCAAGGATGATCCATCATTTATTGGAGGACTAA
- a CDS encoding glutaredoxin family protein, which translates to MNDITVYTTNTUPYCTMMKQFLEGQGLNYKEVNVQYDQEAAQKLVEETGQMGVPQTKVNGNWVLGFDPDTLMQHVKK; encoded by the coding sequence ATGAACGATATCACGGTCTACACTACGAATACTTGACCTTACTGCACAATGATGAAACAATTCCTTGAGGGTCAAGGATTAAACTACAAAGAAGTAAATGTACAATACGATCAAGAGGCTGCGCAAAAACTGGTTGAAGAAACTGGCCAGATGGGTGTGCCGCAAACGAAGGTGAATGGCAACTGGGTTCTTGGTTTTGACCCGGATACACTAATGCAGCATGTCAAAAAATAA
- the lepB gene encoding signal peptidase I, with amino-acid sequence MVKERSEIWEWVKAFLIAIVLAFVVRSFLMTPIEVKGASMEPTLHSQERMFVTKLGEPKRFDIVVFHATKDKDYIKRVIGLPGDRVEYKDDVLYINGKPYEEPYLDESKKLITYGQLTGSFTLSETPVDSDVVPEGHVFVLGDNRRNSKDSRHIGAVPIDSIVGTTKVVFYPLKEMKILGE; translated from the coding sequence ATGGTAAAAGAGCGCAGTGAGATTTGGGAATGGGTGAAGGCCTTTCTTATCGCAATAGTATTAGCGTTTGTTGTTCGTAGCTTTTTAATGACGCCGATCGAGGTGAAAGGCGCCTCCATGGAGCCAACCTTGCATAGTCAGGAGAGGATGTTCGTTACGAAACTCGGCGAACCCAAACGATTTGATATCGTTGTTTTCCATGCTACCAAGGACAAGGATTATATCAAACGGGTCATCGGGCTTCCTGGCGATCGGGTAGAATACAAAGACGATGTGTTATACATAAACGGCAAGCCCTATGAAGAACCATACCTGGATGAAAGCAAAAAGCTTATTACCTATGGGCAGCTGACTGGTTCGTTTACATTAAGCGAAACGCCTGTCGACAGTGATGTTGTTCCAGAGGGGCATGTTTTTGTGCTAGGTGATAACAGGAGAAACAGTAAAGATAGCCGCCATATTGGAGCTGTTCCAATTGATAGTATAGTAGGGACAACAAAGGTTGTTTTTTATCCGTTAAAAGAAATGAAGATTCTTGGTGAATGA
- a CDS encoding catalase, translated as MAENKDKNTANGDDMKREKLTTRQGHPVRDNQNIRTVGNRGPATLENYHFIEKISHFDREEVPERVVHARGSGAFGYFETYGKVGDEPVEKYTRAKVFSGAGKKTPLMVRFSTVAGAKDSPETARDPRGFAVKMYTEDGNWDLVGNNLKIFFIRDAMKFPDMIHAFKADPASNVPNPERMFDFVSRTPEATHMITFLFSPWGIPATYRHMQGSGVNTYKWVNDKGEAVLVKYHWEPKQGIRNLTQEEANEIQAKNVGHATQDLYEAIERGDYPEWELFVQIMKDDYHPELDFDPLDDTKLWPEDQFPWLPVGRMVLDRNPVDFHSEIEQAAFGTGVLVDGMDFSDDKMLQGRTFSYSDTQRYRIGANYLKLSVNAPKAPVRTNQHRGQMDVRDPKESGDNPHINYEPSMLGGFEDTGNEGHPPHQPSYNSAVMSAPIDRPNNYGQAGHTYRSFDDWERDELIKNLSEALAACNKKIQDAMIEHFTQADEDYGRRVKEGIEMRVKELNEMAMEDHVPGRESGNSKYGQGGQGSLSANEATKDAVRKSHETDPY; from the coding sequence TTGGCTGAGAACAAAGATAAAAACACTGCGAACGGCGACGACATGAAGCGCGAGAAGCTGACGACACGCCAGGGACATCCTGTTAGAGATAACCAAAACATCCGTACTGTTGGCAACCGTGGTCCGGCGACTCTTGAGAATTATCATTTTATCGAAAAAATTTCTCACTTTGATCGCGAAGAAGTACCAGAACGTGTGGTGCATGCACGAGGTTCTGGCGCTTTCGGTTATTTCGAAACGTACGGAAAAGTGGGAGATGAGCCAGTGGAGAAGTATACTCGTGCGAAAGTCTTTTCAGGTGCGGGTAAAAAGACTCCTCTTATGGTCCGTTTCTCCACAGTTGCCGGAGCGAAGGATTCTCCTGAAACAGCAAGGGATCCGCGTGGTTTTGCCGTTAAAATGTATACGGAAGATGGCAACTGGGATTTAGTCGGAAATAACTTGAAGATTTTCTTTATCCGAGATGCGATGAAGTTTCCTGACATGATTCACGCCTTTAAAGCTGATCCAGCATCCAATGTGCCGAATCCTGAGCGGATGTTTGACTTTGTTTCGAGAACTCCTGAGGCTACACATATGATCACTTTCCTATTCTCACCATGGGGCATTCCAGCTACATACCGCCATATGCAGGGTTCAGGCGTCAACACGTATAAATGGGTGAACGATAAAGGCGAAGCAGTGCTGGTGAAATATCACTGGGAGCCGAAGCAAGGGATCCGCAACCTGACACAGGAAGAAGCGAATGAAATCCAGGCGAAAAACGTCGGCCATGCAACCCAGGATTTATATGAAGCGATTGAGCGCGGAGACTATCCGGAATGGGAGCTTTTTGTCCAGATCATGAAGGATGATTACCATCCGGAACTTGATTTCGATCCACTCGACGACACGAAGCTATGGCCAGAAGATCAGTTCCCATGGCTTCCGGTTGGACGTATGGTTCTTGACCGCAATCCAGTGGACTTCCATTCTGAAATTGAGCAAGCTGCCTTTGGTACTGGAGTGCTTGTAGATGGAATGGACTTCTCGGATGATAAAATGCTGCAAGGCCGTACGTTCTCTTACTCAGATACACAGCGCTACCGCATTGGCGCCAACTATCTGAAATTATCGGTGAATGCACCGAAAGCGCCTGTACGTACGAACCAGCATCGTGGCCAGATGGATGTGCGTGACCCGAAAGAATCCGGGGACAATCCGCATATCAATTATGAACCATCGATGCTGGGAGGCTTCGAGGATACGGGCAATGAAGGACATCCGCCACATCAGCCATCCTATAATTCAGCGGTGATGAGTGCGCCGATTGACCGTCCTAATAACTATGGACAAGCTGGACACACATACCGCAGCTTTGACGACTGGGAGCGCGACGAGTTAATCAAGAACCTTTCCGAAGCACTTGCTGCGTGCAACAAGAAGATTCAGGATGCAATGATCGAACACTTCACACAAGCCGATGAAGATTATGGTCGCCGTGTGAAAGAAGGCATTGAAATGCGAGTGAAGGAACTTAATGAAATGGCCATGGAAGATCATGTTCCAGGCAGGGAATCTGGCAACTCGAAGTATGGACAAGGTGGACAGGGCTCATTATCAGCCAACGAAGCTACAAAAGATGCAGTGAGGAAAAGCCACGAAACAGATCCGTACTAA